Part of the Salmo salar chromosome ssa10, Ssal_v3.1, whole genome shotgun sequence genome is shown below.
gctgtgcttccctttgttgtctgtaatggtttgcaagccctgccacatccgacgagcgtcagagccggtgtagtacgattcgattttagtcctgtattgacactttgcctgtttgatggttcatcggagggcatagcgggatttcgtataagcttccgggttagagtccagctCCTTGAAACGGCAGCtcaagcctttagctcagtgcggatgttgcctgtaatccatggcttctggttggggtatgtacgtagggTCAATGTGGGGactacgtcatcgatgcacttattgatgaagccaatgactgatgtggtgtactcctcaatgccatcggaggaatcccggaacatattccagtctgtgctagcaaaacacacacaaaacactttagtatgatatgttacatttggtatggagACCAGGTTGCATATAAGGATAAATTCACAATTTTTATGGGGGAAGATTGGTTGGCTTAACAGGGTAGACTGAGGTATGCAAATCGATATTGTAATTTTAATCAATAATCATGCATTTATTTGGAAAAATACATACTCAACAAAGTGCACAAATAGATGTTTACATCGATGGCAAAAATCGATGtgcaaattgtattagtcatatTCTAAGTACAAATTCAGTGAAGGCCACAGATAACATGACAAAATGCATTGTGTCAGTTATAAACAAGATATTTTCTGATATTTATGGCAGATGTTATTGCCTGTGTAGCGAAATGCATGTTTCTTACACTTCATTACAGGGGACATTTCAATGTTTATAAATTAAGCTTTTTAAATTAGATGTTGATGACCCAATACACTTAAAAAGGTCTGAGGAACTAAAAAAATACAGGTTTAATTGAATGACCCACCTACTGTTTGAACTGATTTGAGTCTGGGTTTTGTGAAACGAGGCCAATTTGTATTTACCGTAGCCTTAATCTAGTCCCCAGATACTTCCTCCAACTTCCGCTGTGCGCAATAGCCTGGGGGCGAGGTTACTGTAGCCTAGACTGCCCTAATTAGCTCTGCAGCGAAAAGTGGTGCGTTTGAAAACTATAGAATGTTCTGTCTTTTTCTTTTCCGTGTGACTTTACCTGGAACTCTTTTGAAACCGGCAAGATAAGGTGGTGTGGAAAGTCAACAGAGTAAAGGTGGAAAACTTCGTGTTCAGTACGTTTTAAAACGATGGCCATACTGAACGCGACCCAGGTCATTCTGGGTATTATGCAATCGGTGACACTCTCGACGCATGTGTTCAAAAAGATAGACCAGTTTTTAATAGAAGTCTGTGGGTTGATCGCCAGCCTGCAAGGATCATATCCCGTTTTCGCAATTTCCTACGTTAAATGAGGTAGGTTTCTGTCTTGACATAATTGTTGGTGTTTTCAAGACAACTCGGAAATTCCGAGTTAAAATTTGCCTTTTTTATTGCGGTGAGCTTACTTTTTGTTGATTCTGATACTTTCCAAATGGGAAACTGAGTTTATCTTTCGACAACGAGTTTCCAAGTCAAATGTCGGAGTTTCCGAGTTCCGATTTTTCTTGAACGCGGCAACATGAATAGGGCTTTTCTGCGTGAGTtataacttttatttatttaactagacaagtcagaacaaaatcgtatttacaatgacgacctaccccggccaaacccggacaacgttgggccaattgtgcgccgccctttggCACTACCAATTACGtccgtttgtgatacagcctggataactTTGATTGATAATAACTTCTGAGAATAGGTTGCTGTTGACTTCAAATAACTTTTCTCTACACTATTTATTTTTCAACAAAACACATAGATGTAGCCTACTATGTGGATCGGCAATGAAGTAGGTTGAATAAGTAAAATTGGTCGTGAAACAGCTACGTACTATGCGACGACAACAATTTGATTTCGGGACAATATACTGTAGCCTCAATACACTAAAAGCATGGACCGACGTCTTTTGGACCAGCCTTGATTTCAACTTCCACGGAAATAGATTGTTGGTCCGGATTTGGCCCAAATGTAGAAGTCTACGTTTTGTTCAGATTTAGTCCCGTTTCAGACCAGCCTTGATATGGCCCAGGCCAAACCATAGACACCTGATTGGGGTCCGGACCAAATCTAAACCAATCATAGATTACGTTTACATGCGTTTACATACACACTACAAatttgatattaaactgattatgacaGAAGGCCGAGTATGGGATTAGTCATGTAAAAATGCACCCTATTCTGTTTATATTGATCGGTGTAAAGTCATAATCAAAGTAAGAATGCGCCGATTAAAACGTCTAATCAGAGAACCAATTTAAGAATTATTAGGACACGTAAACagtttgtattgtggtgtatttgaTCTGAACATGTGCCAGAAGTGAGTTCGGGAAAAACAGAAAGTATGCATCTTATAATTAGTTTTCACATTACAAACTTTGtatgtccgaactcagaatcaaatagtatttgcaaaaataacatggtcactTTGGTAGAACGTTTTTATTTTAattgattttctgcatttatcaaagtCCCATCCTACTCTCCTGATTTCAGTACAGTACACCGGCCAGCTAGTTGCACCAGTTGGGCATGAACAAGTTGGGTTTTAAATGCTAGGTCGGCGTAGATACGTCCGATTTTGGGATCAGAATTTAAACCTGTTGTACAAACCAAAAATAAGACTAGTTTGAGCTAAATCCGCTGTAAGCAATATGCGTTCATGAGATTTGATGGTCGCTAGGCAGCGCCGGCTGTTACGGTCCTCATGGCAGTAATAAACTTGGCAAGACGTGTCCTCATTACTTCGCAAATCCCACCATTATGTATGCACGTTTTCATAACCATAACAGGATAGATCAACTAATAATTATTGTGGGAATGAATATCACTGAATTACgaaaatattggaataaagtaggccAATGCCACTGAATGCATTTATCATATTGTTGCTTTACAGCACCATGCATGGGATAGTAATTATCGCTCTGCTTTGAGACAAGCGTGGGGATTATCaatcaatgtctgatttttgTCGTCACGGAATCTCCGTTTGGATATTTGGTTACAATTAGGCTGGGAAATTGTTAGCCCATGCAAGCCtaaattaaatagtacccgcaaaacaccagtctcaatgtcaacagtgaagaggcgactacgGGATGCTgaacttctaggcagagttgcaaagaaaaagccatctctcagactggccaataaaaataaaagattaacaaGGGCagaagaacagacactggacagaggaagtctgcctagaaggccagcatcctggagtcgcctcttcactgttgactttgagactgttgttttgaaggtactatttaatgaaggtgccagttgaggacttgtgaggcgtctgtgtcTCAaagtagacactctaatgtacttgtcctcttgctcagttgtgcaccggggcctcccactcatctttctattctggttagagacagtttgctctgttctgtgaagggagtagtacacagcgttgtacgagatcttcagtttcttggcaacttctctcatggaatagccttacattttacattttagtcatttagcagacgctcttatccagagcgacttacaaattggtgcattcacctataatatccagtggaacaaccactttacaatagtgcatctaaatcttttaagggggggggttagaaggattactttatcctatcccaggtattccttgaagaggtggggtttcaggtgtctccggaaggtggtgattgactccgctgtcctggcgtcgtgagggagcttgttccaccattggggtgccagagcagcgaacagttttgactgggctgagcgggaactgtgcttcctcagaggtagggaggcgagcaggccagaggtggatgaacgcagtgcccttgtttgggtgtagggcctgatcagagcctgaaggtatggaggtgccgttcccctcacagctccgtaggcaagcaccatggtcttgtagcggatgcgagcttcgactggaagccagtggagagagcggaggagcggggtgacgtgagagaacttgggaaggttgaacaccagacgggctgcggcgttctggatgagttgtaggggtttaatggcacaggcagggagcccagccaacagcgagttgcaataatccagacgggagatgacaagtgcctggattaggacctgcgccgcttcctgtgtgaggcagggtcgtactctgcgaatgttgtagagcatgaacctacaggatcgggtcaccgccttgatgttggtggagaacgacagggtgttgtccagggtcacgccaaggctcttagcactctgggaggaggacacatcTCTCAGAACAAGAAgattgacaagtttcagaagaaagttatttgtttctgtccattttgagcctgtaatcgaacccacaaatgctgatgctccagatactcaactagtctaaagaaggccagttttattgcttctttaatcagaacaacagttttaagctgtgctaacataattgaaaaggggttttctaatgatcaattagcctttttaaaatgataaacttggattagctaacacaacgggccattggaacacaggagtgatggttgctgataatgggcctctgtatgcctatgtagatattccattaaacaatctgtttccagctacaatagtcatttacaacattaacaatgtctacaatgtatttctgatcaatttgatgtattttaaatggacaacaaatgtgcttttctttcaaaaacaaggacatttctaagtgacccccaaacttttgaacggtagtgtacgtttacattttggtcattcagcaggctctcttatccagagcgatttacaatcAGTGTTATTGTAGTATAACTGGTCTGTtggtatatttttttttaaatttaagctTTTGAAGAAGCTTGCATAAGAGCAATGATACATATTCTATGTTGTAATCTTCATTTGGCTCCTATTTCCTATATTAAATGGATAAACAAATAATTATTATGATACAATGTTTACTTCGTTGAGAAGAATGTATGTGGCAGTTGAAATTTGGCCAATGTCTCTAATGAGCTCTTTTTTTAACTTTCGTTTAGAACCGAAAATTTGACCTATTTTTAACGCccggaaaatacatattttcaacatCTGGAAAATATACCTGatttaagaaaaaaaaatctacaaaaattaaaataaataaaaataaaacaataaaaaattacgTCAAGAAAAGTATTTTCAACATCATTTAACTTACTAGGAAAGCCTACTATCAAATAAAATAGTATTTGTCACTTGCACTGAATACAataggtgaaatgcttacttataagcccttaaacaacaatgccgttttaagaaaatagagtcaatatttactaaataaactgaagtaaaccaatttaatttttttttttttttagaaaaggCTTGTTTATATGTTTGCACACTGCTCTGCTGTTCATTCCTTTGACTACACTGCCTGTCAATAATCTGTCCCTTTAAGCCTATGTAATCATTGTAACTGAATTCTGACTTGTAATACATTCTAGAGATACAGAAGGGAATACATGGCTACAGTGACAGTCATGCATCGACAGCCAGCCCTGTGGAGGCAGTGCCATAGGACTGCTGGTATAGGCATCTGTCGTCTCCACACCAGCAGCGGCAATGCCTCCTCCAAAGAGCATTACAAGGTCCTAGTGCTGGGAGGAGGAAGTGGGGGCATCGCAATGAGTGCTCGGATGAAGAGGAAGCTAGGGGCGGAAAATGTGGCCGTAGTGGAAACCAGTGAGGTATTAAAGACAGTTGTTGACTACTAAAGGGTGGCCTATTCCCTATAGCATCGGTgctagggaaaggggggatacctagtcagttggaaagggggatacctagtcagttgtacagggaaagggagatacctagtcagttggaaagggggatacctagtcagttgtacagggaaagggagatacctagtcagttgtacagggaaaggggggatacctagtcagttgtacaactgaatgccttcaactgaaatgtgtcttccacatttaacccaacccttctgaatcagagaggtctacagtcaatccaatgtggcttcagaaagtattcataacccttgacttattccacattttgttaatacAGCCTTTAttcaaaatagatttaaaaaataataaatctgacccatctacacacaatttgAGAATGAAATACAgtatttatttacataagtattcacacccttgagtcaatactttttagattacagctgcaagtctttctcggtaagtctctaagagctttccacacatggattgtgcaacatttgcccattattcttaaaaaaattcttcaagctctgtcaaattggttatcattgctagacaaccattttcaggtcttgccatagatttttaagtagatttaagtcaaaactgtaatatggccactcaggaacattcactgtcttcttagtaagcaactccagagtagatagatgtggccttgtgttttaggttattgtcctgctgaaaggtgaattaatctcctagtgtctggtgggaagcagactgaaccaggttttcttctaggattttgcctgtgcttagctccattccgtttgttttttatcttgaaaaactccccagtccctaacaattacaagcatacccataacatgatgcagccaccactatgcttgaaaatatggagaatggtactcagtaatgtattggaatatgccccaaacataacaatttgtattcaggacaaaatgtcAATTGCTTTGCCaccttttttgcagttttactttagtgccttgttgcgaacaggatgcatgttttggaatatttatattttgtacaggcttccttactttcactctgtcaattaggttagtattgtggagtaactacaatgttgttgatccatcctctgttttatcctatcacagccattaaactctaactgttttaaagtccccattaacttcatggtgaaatccctgagcggtttccttcctctctggcaactgagttaggaaggacgcctgtatctttgtagtgactgggtgtattgatacaccgtccaaagtgtaattaataacttcaccatggccaaagggatattcaatgtcagctatttattttatttttaccatcTAACAAGaggttcccttctttgcgaggcatcggaaaacctccctagtctttgtttcaaattcactgctcgactcagGGACCTTACTGATaattgtgtgtggggtacagagatgaggttgtcattcaaaaatcatattgaacactattccatgtaacttgttaagcaaagttttacttctgaacttatttatgcttaccctaacaaaggggttgacttaagacatttcagcttttcattttgtaatgaatttgttaaaaaaacaaaacattctaaacacaattacactttgacattatgggatattaagtgaaggccagtgacaaaaaaaaaatctaattttaatttaaggctgtaacacaacaaaaatgtggaaaaagtccatggtgtgaatacttaatgaAGCCGCTGTAGTCCACTACTAGACCAGGGCCcacagtgcattatatagggaataagggtgccatttgggacgaacttGTAGTCTAGTGCATGGGACAACATTATTGAGCAGCATTCTTCCCTGTGTTTTTATAGATGCACCATTATCAGCCCATCTGGACATTGGTTGGAGCTGGGGCTAAAAGTGTGGCCTCCTCTGGTCGACCTACATCCAGTGTCATACCGCCTGGAGTCAAGTGGGTGAGATCTAATGTTCAGGAGATCCACCCAGACACAAACACTGTACGCACAGACAATGGCATGGAGGTAGGAAGGTCTGTTTTTACTTTCCTATCGTTTATTTTGATTTAATACATGTTGCTTGACTTGATCAAATGTCATTATTGGTCTTGGTATCAACGTGAGCAAGGCAAAGGTCAGTCGAGTGTTGTCGTAATCTTGTTTGCCCACCTTTCCTGGCAACGTCAGATGTTATAGAGATCCTCTTAATATGAAACAGGTCTTGATATGAAACTAACCAAATGTCAATGAAGTCAATTTCAGCTTTTACATGTCCTATCAAAGGAAGTGGGTGTACAATCATTTTCCACCCTACAACTGACTGAAACGTATTGTTTTCCCTGTAACAGATCTCCTACCAGTATCTGATAGTGGCTCTAGGTCTACAACTACACTATGAGAAGGTGATCATATTTAACTTCCTACAATATTGTTTCGACATAAGACTTACTGTATAATAATGTAGCGACACGATTCGGCAGTTACGTGTGCCTGTGTTCTGTTGTTATGAGTTGTTATGAGTTAGTTGTTTGGCGTGGGCTatggccaaacagtagcctgtgtgaTTTCCGCTTTAATAAACCGTTCAATTAGAGAATTCATTCATCCGTTGTGGACATTTCTTTCATTTGTGATATATCGAAGTCGTTACAATTGTACGCGTCAGTCTCTGCCAATGATACAATCTTTCGGTCTTCTTACAATGACTTTCTAGATCAAAGGCCTGCCTGAGATTGAAGATTGGGTGAAATTCAAGATTGGTTCAAACTACTCTGTGCAAACCGTGGAGAAGACTTGGAGTGCACTGCAGAACTTCAAGGAGGGCAATGCTGTATTCTCTTTCCCCAACACTCCGGTGAAGTGTGCAGGAGCACCACAGAAGATCATGTACCTGACCGATGCTTATCTCAGAAAGGTATTTTAATACTAATGATACAAAATGCATCAGATAAAGCTTTTATAAACATGTATTATGATAAATCTCTATTGTCAAATATTATCTGGGTCGTGTTTATTAGTGGACATTTTTAGCAAAACATTTCGCAACggaagtgtttcttattggacgtGTTCAGATAATATCTTCCTGTTTCACTCTGTTCAAAGTCTTTTTCTTCCATTTCATACCTACTGAACACAATCCATCATAAAAAAAAGTTATTCTGATCTGATCCCTTTCGAAGACAGGAAAAAGAGCAACTGCCAACATCATGTACAACACGTCACTGCCAGTGCTGTTTGGGATCAAGAAATATGCAGATGCATTGTGGGAGATAGTGAAGAATCGCGACATCCAGGTGAATCTCAGACACAACCTCATTGAGGTCCGGGCCAACAAGCAGGAGGCCGTGTTTGAAAACCTTGATAATCCCGGAGAAACTGAAGTGTTTGAGGTAAGTTCCAGGTAGCCTggccccagatctgtttgtgttatgTTGCCAACTCTTATACCTATGGTCATTATCATGTATCACAAAGACCGTATGAGTTGGCAAGACAACACAGacatatctgggaccaggctaagttcCAGGTAGCTATGATGTACAAATGGAAAACACAGAATGGTAGTTCAGAGGGGTTTGTTTACACATCTGCAATAGATCTAAAATGACATAGAAGCTTGATGCTAAGAAACAAGCAATCCAGAATTATTCATATCGGAACATTCACTGGGCAACAACAAGACAGTCATAGTTGTATAATTTCATTTGTTTTTGCTCATTTTCAGTCAATGAATCATcaatcttttctttctttctttctgtcagtATGAGATGCTTCATGTCACTCCTCCAATGGGACCCAACCCGGTGGTTAAAGGATCCTCATTGGCTGATGAGGGTGGCTGGCTGGACGTCAACAAAGAGACCCTTCAACATAACAGGTATCCCAACGTGTTTGGGATCGGAGACTGCACCAACCTGCCAACAGCCAAGACAGCTGCTGCGGTGGGTATGTGGTTTCAGTTCTTCTATTTTCCCACATCAAAACATAACACACCAAGTTAGGGGGAAACGGCTCTTGCAAAACTTTTTTTAATGGTATTTGCCTGCCCACTTGCCAGGTTGAAAACCTGTacctacagtcaggtccataattaaTTATtgtcacccttgataaagatgagtaaAAAAAGActgtgtataaaataaataattcaaataataataataataaataataataccaATACAATTGCTcaaagaaagagattttgtttaacaagttatACATCTAAAAAAGATATGGTTTTACTCCAGCGCCCTGCCCTGTTTTACTCCAGCAGCGCCCTGCCCTGTTTTACTCCAGCAGCGCCCTGCCCTGTTTTACTCCAGCACCGCCCTGCCCTGTTTTACTCCAGCAGCGCCCTGCCCTGTTTTACTCCAGCACCGCCCTGCCCTGTTTTACTCCAGCACCGCCCTGCCCTGTTTTACTCCAGCACCGCCCTGCCCTGTTTTACTCCAGCACCGCCCTGCCCTGTTTTACTCCAGCACCGCCCTGCCCTGTTTTACTCCAGCAGCCCCTGCCTGTACCCAGCAGCGCCCTGCCCTGTTTTACTCCAGCACCGCCCTGCCCTGTTTTACTCCAGCACCGCCCTGCCCTGTTTTACTCCAGCACCGCCCTGCCCTGTTTTACTCCAGCACCGCCCTGCCCTGTTTTACTCCAGCAGCGCCCTCGTCCTGTTTCACTCCAGCAGCACCCTCGCCCTGTTTCACTCCAGCACCCTGTGGAAGCAAAATACCTCCATAACATTGAAGGATATCAAGTTCCTGGAGAAACAAATTGTATGGTGGAATGGTCTAagacaggggttcccaaactttatcACTCGGgctccccttccagcattggggaacaatctcataaaacatctttagaaaaaggc
Proteins encoded:
- the sqor gene encoding sulfide:quinone oxidoreductase, mitochondrial, which gives rise to MATVTVMHRQPALWRQCHRTAGIGICRLHTSSGNASSKEHYKVLVLGGGSGGIAMSARMKRKLGAENVAVVETSEMHHYQPIWTLVGAGAKSVASSGRPTSSVIPPGVKWVRSNVQEIHPDTNTVRTDNGMEISYQYLIVALGLQLHYEKIKGLPEIEDWVKFKIGSNYSVQTVEKTWSALQNFKEGNAVFSFPNTPVKCAGAPQKIMYLTDAYLRKTGKRATANIMYNTSLPVLFGIKKYADALWEIVKNRDIQVNLRHNLIEVRANKQEAVFENLDNPGETEVFEYEMLHVTPPMGPNPVVKGSSLADEGGWLDVNKETLQHNRYPNVFGIGDCTNLPTAKTAAAVAAQSSILDRTISKVLKNETPDRKYDGYTSCPLVTSYSTVILAEFDYSGQPLETFPIDQSKERWTMYHMKADVMPQLYWHGLLKGFWGGPGPYRKIMHLGMK